A region of the Primulina huaijiensis isolate GDHJ02 unplaced genomic scaffold, ASM1229523v2 scaffold208132, whole genome shotgun sequence genome:
ATTCCTATAGAACATGAACTCACGCTCCCCGTCGGCGCGTAGGGTGACGAAGGCCAACGCTGTGCGTGCTCCCTTGTCGAAACTAACTCCCTCCGCCGTCACTCCGTTCTCCGTCAGGATCCCGGCGAGCATGTGACCGAACTCGTCGTCTCCGAGCTTCCCAACGAAGGCAGCTCTCCCGCCAAGCCT
Encoded here:
- the LOC140966853 gene encoding fructokinase-2-like, yielding MTGAVNSDSGDGLIVSFGEMLIDFVPTVSGVSLADAPGFLKAPGGAPANVAIAVARLGGRAAFVGKLGDDEFGHMLAGILTENGVTAEGVSFDKGARTALAFVTLRADGE